CTCGGCAGAAATCGGCGCTGCGCCGGGGATGCAGGTGGACAATCCTTTCTTTGGCAATCTGATTGAAATCTGTCCGGTCGGCGCTCTGACCAGTCAGGAATGGCGTTACAAAGTCCGGGTCTGGCTGACCAGGACAGTGCAATCAATCTGTAACTTTACCAGCTCAGGCACCGGCATCCTGTTCTACAAAGACGCCCACAAGAACCACATCTACCGTGTGCAGTCATCATGCAACGATGATATTGATGACGGCTGGCTGGCCAACGTCACGCGGTACAGCCACCAGGTGATAACTTCGGATGAACGTTTGCAGACACCGTTGATTAAGAAAGACGGCAAGCAGGTCGAAGCTACGTGGGACCAGGCGCTGGACTTGATCCACCGTCGCTTTGGCGAGATTAAAGAAAAGAAGGGGGGCGTATGTATCGGCGGTCTGGCCGCACCCAATCTCGATAACGCCAGCCTGTACAGCTTTGGCAAGTTTATGCGAACGGTTCTGAACTCCAACAATCTGGATTTCCGTCAGGACTACAAAAGGCTCCCGGCGAGCGAATCGGTTTTTGGTGCTCTCTGTCGCCAGGAATTCAAAATTGCCGACATCGACGACTCTGATGTGATCGTCGTCTTCGGCTCTGACATGCTGCGCGAACATCCCAACGAATATGTCCGGATGCGCAAGGCGTACAATTTCTCTGGCACCAGCGTGTTCTCGATCAACCCTTATGGTGTGAAGTCGGCCGATATTGCCCAGTTGCAGATGGTGTACGAGGCCGGTACGGATGAAGCTGTTGTAAACGGACTCTGTTTAGCGGCCATCGAAGAGAACCTGGTCACGCAGTCTGCGGCGACTGATCTACTCAGCAAACTCACTCCTAAAACCTGTGCCGAGGCTGCCGCCGCATCTGGTGTGGATATCGACGCTCTGAAAACCGTGGTTCGGGCGCTGGCCGAGGGTCGAAAGATCACCTTCGTCGTTGGTGAATTGGTGGCCCGTTCGACTGGTCGCGAGATCATCGCTCAGGCTTTGGCCAATCTGGATCGTCTTCTCAGCCTAAGGAGCAAAGGACAGCTTGCCGTCCTGGCCCGTCATGCCAACTCCGTGGGTGCCGAGCGGCTTGGCCTGATGCCGCAACCGTCGGAATCAATCCGTAAGGAACTCCAGTCGATTTGGGGCCGTTTCCCCGACGGCGATGCACACAACACCGATGCCATGCTCGCTCTTATGAAGAAAGAAGAGATCGATGGGCTTTTTGTTCTCGGCGCCAACCCGATCATGCTCTGTCCTGATCGAGATTTTGTGCAGGAGGGAATCAGCAAGGTCGACTTCATGGTAGCCTGCGACCTATTCGAAACGGAGACCACTGAGCTGGCCGATGTCGTCCTGCCTTTGTCATCATGGGCCGAGTTCGAGGGCGCCTACGTTAATCTGGAGGGACGACAACAGGTAGCAAGAAAGGTACTGAATCCGATTGGCCAGTCTCGGCCCGGTTATGAGATAGTGGCCGCTATTGCTGAACGTTTCGAGGCGCCATGGTTTGAGTCGGCCGCTCAACTCACCAACGAATGCGATCAACTGCTGAAGATTAAGCCTGATACATCTTTACCTGACGAGTTTCTCAAAGCCGATCCACAGCAGCAAACAACCACCGAAGAATTTCCCCATCCGCTCTATGTGGTCGATGATGCTCACCATGCCGGCCATCTGAGCGAGAAAGCTCCCTCGCTTGCCAATGTTGTGGGTGAGGCATATATTGAACTTTCCAAAGAGACGGCGGCCAGGTACAAGGTGACATCCGGCGATCCGGTCCGGGTCGAATCGGAGGTCGGCAAGGTGATTGTGCCGGTCAGAATCTCGAAGTGGATTAAGAATGATGCGCTGGTGATCCCGCGAAACTTCTTTGCGACCAAGACCGGCGAATTGTTGAAGCGCAAAGACCGCGTAGACAGGGTGAAGATCAGCAAGGTTGATGAGTGAAGGTATGTTGGAAGTTGCGTTGATATCATCGATAAAAGTCATCTTCGTGATCGCTGTGGTCATGACCGGCTGTGCTTACTCGACATATATGGAGCGCAAGGTTGTGGCCAGGCTGCAGCATCGTATGGGACCCACTTATGCCGGACCGTATGGATTGCTGCAACCCATAGCGGATGCCGTCAAACTGATTTTCAAAGAGGACATTGTTCCCAATCGCGTTGAGCATATTATCTTTGCCCTGGCGCCTATAGTCTCATTCGTCCCGGCCCTGCTCACCTTCGTGGTGGTGCCGTTCGGTGGCGAAATCGAGTTGTTCGGATATCAGATCCAGATGGTCGGCTCGGACTTGAACATCGGCATTTTGTTCGTGTTTGCAGTCACCTCGCTGGGTGTCTATGGCATCGTGCTGGCCGGATGGTCGTCGGGATCCAAATACTCTCTCATGGGTGGTATCCGGTCATCGGCC
This DNA window, taken from Candidatus Zixiibacteriota bacterium, encodes the following:
- the nuoG gene encoding NADH-quinone oxidoreductase subunit NuoG; translation: MAQDTKKSTAAEVKPNTVTLTIDGQETTVPRGTSVLVAAQQMGIEIPTFCWHPKLKSVGACRMCYVEIEKRPKLEVSCATDAMEGMLVLTNSDKVLKARRALIEFQLLNHPLDCPTCDKGGECTLQDLTVEHGFDDSRYEFQKNRFVDDGMTTTFDDLQIGPEIILNRNRCILCYKCVRANKEAFGEYDLGVYERGNSAEIGAAPGMQVDNPFFGNLIEICPVGALTSQEWRYKVRVWLTRTVQSICNFTSSGTGILFYKDAHKNHIYRVQSSCNDDIDDGWLANVTRYSHQVITSDERLQTPLIKKDGKQVEATWDQALDLIHRRFGEIKEKKGGVCIGGLAAPNLDNASLYSFGKFMRTVLNSNNLDFRQDYKRLPASESVFGALCRQEFKIADIDDSDVIVVFGSDMLREHPNEYVRMRKAYNFSGTSVFSINPYGVKSADIAQLQMVYEAGTDEAVVNGLCLAAIEENLVTQSAATDLLSKLTPKTCAEAAAASGVDIDALKTVVRALAEGRKITFVVGELVARSTGREIIAQALANLDRLLSLRSKGQLAVLARHANSVGAERLGLMPQPSESIRKELQSIWGRFPDGDAHNTDAMLALMKKEEIDGLFVLGANPIMLCPDRDFVQEGISKVDFMVACDLFETETTELADVVLPLSSWAEFEGAYVNLEGRQQVARKVLNPIGQSRPGYEIVAAIAERFEAPWFESAAQLTNECDQLLKIKPDTSLPDEFLKADPQQQTTTEEFPHPLYVVDDAHHAGHLSEKAPSLANVVGEAYIELSKETAARYKVTSGDPVRVESEVGKVIVPVRISKWIKNDALVIPRNFFATKTGELLKRKDRVDRVKISKVDE